From the Carassius carassius chromosome 45, fCarCar2.1, whole genome shotgun sequence genome, one window contains:
- the si:dkey-18a10.3 gene encoding heat shock factor protein, which yields MKHSHCVPAFVSKLWTLVEAPSTNDLICWSQDGCSFLVQDEQRFSKEVLPLYFKHSNMTSFVRQLNMYGFHKVVHMGAGLSKADSQVNCVEFQHENFQRAQPHLLGLIRRKVSVSRGVEEGGQVSQVLIQVSHVRGWQDSSDLKLMALCRDNESLWRELDSLRQNYQQHHKIIRKIIKFIINIVQSNGIKDCKRRLPMINNSGEFQSAPKYARSFSVNPTLTTSSLQEIPSLQELDVSPADVYSNGMIISDFTHLLDPTPEPIREPVTDCFPASPTTFLPPASPTQPSMELALNLLDDPAAQESEEIPSESNDVSDPLALIESSLAVISSCVPPSPDLDTFSKILSPGCHISAVNDSDPKTESKQRSQNEADALLHADTVPQRQSLQQNADPEQECYDSGEYSDILPSLLQLAQEASSLSFSNTTLPLELSFVI from the exons ATGAAACACAGCCACTGCGTCCCAGCTTTTGTCAGCAAACTTTGGACACTTGTAGAGGCTCCGTCAACGAACGACCTGATCTGCTGGAGCCAA GATGGCTGCAGTTTTCTTGTCCAGGATGAGCAGCGGTTCAGCAAGGAAGTCCTGCCTCTTTACTTCAAACATAGCAACATGACCAGCTTTGTGCGCCAGCTCAACATGT ATGGCTTCCACAAAGTGGTACATATGGGTGCTGGCTTGTCTAAAGCTGACAGCCAGGTTAATTGTGTAGAGTTTCAGCACGAGAACTTCCAGAGAGCTCAACCTCATCTGTTGGGCCTCATCCGCAGGAAG GTTTCAGTTAGCCGTGGTGTTGAAGAGGGAGGCCAGGTGTCTCAGGTACTCATTCAGGTTAGTCACGTCAGAGGCTGGCAAGACTCCTCAGACCTCAAACTCATGGCTTTGTGCAG GGATAATGAAAGCTTATGGAGAGAACTGGACTCATTAAGACAGAACTATCAGCAGCATCACAAAATCATACGCAAG ATTATAAAGTTCATCATCAACATCGTTCAGTCAAATGGGATAAAAGATTGCAAAAGAAGACT CCCTATGATCAACAATTCTGGGGAGTTTCAGTCTGCGCCGAAATATGCCCGCTCCTTCAGTGTGAATCCCACCCTTACCACTTCCTCCCTCCAAGAGATTCCTTCGTTGCAAGAG CTGGATGTGTCACCGGCTGATGTGTACTCAAATGGCATGATCATCTCTGACTTCACTCACCTGCTGGATCCCACACCTGAGCCCATCAG AGAGCCAGTGACAGACTGCTTTCCCGCAAGTCCAACTACATTTTTACCTCCTGCCTCCCCTACTCAGCCCTCCATGGAGCTGGCGTTGAATTTGCTAGATGATCCAGCTGCCCAGGAGTCTGAGGAAATACCCTCTGAAAG TAATGATGTGTCTGATCCACTGGCACTCATTGAATCCAGTTTAGCAGTGATCTCCTCATGCGTTCCACCTTCACCAGACCTGGACACTTTCAGCAAG ATCCTTAGTCCTGGCTGCCACATCTCTGCTGTTAACGACTCTGACCCAAAAACCGAGAGCAAACAGAGAAGCCAGAATGAAGCTGATGCGCTACTTCACGCCGACACAG TTCCACAGCGGCAGAGCCTGCAACAGAATGCAGACCCAGAGCAAGAGTGCTACGATAGTGGAGAGTATTCAGATATCTTACCATCCCTTCTGCAGCTGGCGCAGGAAGCATCCAGCCTCTCCTTCAGTAACACTACACTGCCTTTAGAGCtctcttttgtcatttaa
- the LOC132127522 gene encoding protein Mis18-alpha-like isoform X2 — translation MAGKIKVADYCSNKTYSVCKSAADSSRVEKDGESDGPAVFMCGKCKLPVGNSLSWAGSDDQQNQIMLKRISDNVVIGKEPLVSGNRKELGCYVVGSPGQRVPDFDREDRPVTLECQDIVEQQLTEFLSNVPSNTFHQEAGKD, via the exons ATGGCAGGCAAAATTAAAGTTGCAGATTACTGTAGCAATAAAACATACTCTGTTTGTAAGAGTGCCGCTGATAGCAGCAGAGTGGAGAAAGATGGAGAAAGCGACGGTCCAGCGGTGTTTATGTGCGGCAAATGCAAGCTGCCCGTCGGTAACAGTTTGTCCTGGGCAGGCAGTGACGACCAGCAGAACCAAATCATGCTCAAAC GGATATCTGACAATGTTGTCATAGGTAAAGAGCCCTTAGTTTCTGGTAACCGAAAGGAGCTTGGATG TTATGTAGTCGGCAGTCCAGGCCAGCGGGTGCCAGATTTTGACAGAGAAGACAGACCAGTGACCCTGGAGTGCCAGGACATTGTGGAACAGCAGTTGACAGAG ttCCTGTCTAATGTGCCTAGCAACACTTTCCATCAGGAGGCGGGAAAAGACTAG
- the LOC132127336 gene encoding hormonally up-regulated neu tumor-associated kinase homolog A-like, translated as MPDAGTDMGTDSGRILGVKAPLAPAGTENSPPSSLSSGLQADILRNFYHTKSVGNYLIGRKLGEGSFAKVREGLHAITGEKVAVKVIDKKKAKKDSYVTKNLRREGHIQQMIRHPNITQLLDILETDNSYYLVMELCPGGNLMNHIYEKKRLEEREAQKYVRQLVMAVEHLHRAGVVHRDLKIENLLLDEQDNIKLIDFGLSNCAGILGYSDPFSTQCGSPAYAAPELLSRKKYGPKVDVWSIGVNMYAMLAGTLPFTVEPFSLKALHQRMVDKDMNPLPPSISSAATRLLKKLLEPDPDKRPNIHQVMADPWLQLGNPHTGVPYLNRIHIKEINHTVLLHMTEKMGYKHSEVLSAVLTNKACHTLTVYFLLSNKMKRLSKEYREKQYNIEKEKKSELFQTQWRKHVEKITIPPKQTPAYLAVNKGPTKEKKQRNGLLKAVTGGFKDVYSGRDGCITSSSLEYMEIHPLYPTPQSTPTHPTPETQPDQKDRSKDSPKAVKVPARPPSSLGAHSWASASKEPSKDSPPSPWYKLTNGELSPPRHVSAFQPDSSYLKKATIPSIPAVIVKPQPKKASEWMSYTVSSGSPPSSMGNNEPDSPPVHIIKPQAKKSPPASERLSSSESSGNLPNSRGSDKPDSPQHRIKFPSMGIGQILKKKVSPFRIQLSFKPERVVEVESPTPYHMQTLICATGALKTLC; from the exons ATGCCCGATGCAGGAACAGACATGGGGACGGACAGCGGGAGGATTTTGGGGGTGAAAGCTCCCCTGGCTCCCGCAGGAACAGAAAACAGCCCTCCTTCGTCTCTGAGCAGCGGTCTTCAAGCTGACATCCTCCGAAACTTTTACCACACGAAAAGTGTTGGGAATTATCTTATCGGGAGGAAGCTGGGAGAGGGATCGTTCGCCAAAGTGCGAGAGGGGCTTCACGCGATCACCGGCGAGAAG GTGGCAGTAAAAGTGATTGATAAGAAGAAGGCCAAAAAGGACTCGTATGTCACAAAGAACTTGCGTCGTGAAGGACATATTCAGCAGATGATCCGGCACCCCAACATCACCCAACTGCTGGACATCCTGGAGACGGACAACAGCTACTATCTCGTCATGGAGCTCTGCCCTGGTGGAAACCTCATGAATCATATTTATGAGAAGAAAAGGCTGGAAGAAAGAGAAGCCCAGAAATATGTACGCCAGCTAGTCATGGCGGTGGAGCACCTGCACAGGGCAGGAGTAGTTCACAG AGACTTAAAGATTGAAAATCTCCTCCTTGATGAACAAGACAACATAAAGCTGATCG ATTTTGGACTTAGTAACTGTGCGGGCATTCTGGGATACTCTGATCCCTTCAGCACACAGTGTGGCAGCCCAGCATACGCCGCCCCTGAGcttctctcaagaaagaaatatGGGCCCAAAGTGGATGTCTGGTCAAT AGGGGTGAACATGTATGCTATGCTGGCCGGCACCCTACCATTCACCGTGGAGCCATTTAGCCTGAAAGCACTGCATCAGAGGATGGTGGACAAGGATATGAACCCCCTACCTCCATCCATCTCTTCAG CTGCCACCCGTCTGCTGAAGAAACTTCTCGAGCCTGACCCCGACAAGAGACCCAACATCCACCAAGTGATGGCAGACCCATGGCTGCAGTTGGGAAACCCTCATACTGGAGTTCCTTACTTAAATAG GATCCACATTAAGGAGATCAACCACACAGTTCTGCTCCACATGACAGAGAAAATGGGCTACAAACACAGTGAAGTTCTGAGCGCTGTGCTCACTAACAAAGCTTGCCACACGCTGACTGTGTACTTCCTCCTCAGCAACAAGATGAAGAGACTCTCAAAAGAGTACAGG GAGAAACAGTACAACATTGAGAAGGAGAAAAAGAGTGAGCTGTTCCAGACTCAATGGAGGAAGCACGTTGAGAAGATTACGATTCCACCCAAGCAGACGCCCGCGTATCTCGCTGTGAACAAAGGTCCCACCAAAGAGAAGAAACAGAGAAATG GTCTTCTGAAAGCTGTGACTGGAGGTTTTAAAGATGTTTACTCAGGACGTGATGGCTGCATCACCTCATCCTCTCTGGAGTACATGGAGATCCACCCCCTTTACCCAACCCCACAGTCCACCCCAACCCATCCTACACCCGAGACCCAACCAGACCAGAAAGATAGATCCAAAGATTCCCCAAAAGCTGTCAAAGTCCCCGCTCGCCCACCTTCCTCCCTCGGTGCTCATTCCTGGGCTTCCGCAAGCAAGGAACCCAGCAAAGACAGTCCTCCATCACCATGGTACAAGCTGACCAACGGAGAGCTCTCTCCACCTCGACATGTGTCTGCTTTTCAGCCCGATAGCTCGTACTTGAAGAAGGCCACGATCCCAAGCATACCTGCTGTCATCGTCAAACCTCAACCCAAGAAAGCTTCAGAGTGGATGAGCTACACGGTGTCCAGCGGTAGCCCACCTAGCAGCATGGGAAACAATGAACCCGACAGCCCACCTGTTCACATCATCAAACCTCAAGCCAAGAAAAGTCCTCCTGCTTCAGAGCGTTTGAGCTCCTCAGAGTCAAGCGGTAACCTACCTAACAGCAGGGGTAGCGATAAACCAGACAGCCCTCAGCACCGCATCAAGTTCCCTTCCATGGGCATCGGGCAGATTTTAAAGAAAAAGGTGTCCCCCTTCAGGATTCAGCTGTCATTCAAGCCAGAGCGTGTGGTGGAAGTGGAGTCTCCAACTCCCTACCATATGCAAACTCTGATCTGTGCCACAGGGGCTCTCAAAACCCTGTGCTGA
- the LOC132127522 gene encoding protein Mis18-alpha-like isoform X1, with the protein MAGKIKVADYCSNKTYSVCKSAADSSRVEKDGESDGPAVFMCGKCKLPVGNSLSWAGSDDQQNQIMLKRISDNVVIGKEPLVSGNRKELGCLVGNLTCRGCCSELGNMYISTPKNLYYKKSLFCFNVENIESYVVGSPGQRVPDFDREDRPVTLECQDIVEQQLTEFLSNVPSNTFHQEAGKD; encoded by the exons ATGGCAGGCAAAATTAAAGTTGCAGATTACTGTAGCAATAAAACATACTCTGTTTGTAAGAGTGCCGCTGATAGCAGCAGAGTGGAGAAAGATGGAGAAAGCGACGGTCCAGCGGTGTTTATGTGCGGCAAATGCAAGCTGCCCGTCGGTAACAGTTTGTCCTGGGCAGGCAGTGACGACCAGCAGAACCAAATCATGCTCAAAC GGATATCTGACAATGTTGTCATAGGTAAAGAGCCCTTAGTTTCTGGTAACCGAAAGGAGCTTGGATG TCTTGTTGGTAATCTGACCTGCCGTGGCTGTTGCTCAGAATTAGGAAACATGTACATATCAACCCCaaaaaatctttattacaagAAATCTCTTTTCTGctttaatgttgaaaatattgAAAG TTATGTAGTCGGCAGTCCAGGCCAGCGGGTGCCAGATTTTGACAGAGAAGACAGACCAGTGACCCTGGAGTGCCAGGACATTGTGGAACAGCAGTTGACAGAG ttCCTGTCTAATGTGCCTAGCAACACTTTCCATCAGGAGGCGGGAAAAGACTAG